One window of Sinorhizobium numidicum genomic DNA carries:
- a CDS encoding glutathione S-transferase family protein translates to MGNLVLFIGNKNYSSWSLRPWLALEACGIPFQEVVIPFDFPAGNPRFREISPTGRVPVLHHGDVRVWESLAIIEYAAELFPEAGLWPDDREDRARARSYSMEMLSGFRALRNACPMNIRRPRKAIALADGVMADVARIEQIWQEAIARSGGPFLFGRFTAADAMFAPVVNRFEVYELITDPATLRYMDAVKAHPAFRKWQEAALAEPWIVPEDEA, encoded by the coding sequence ATGGGCAACCTCGTTCTTTTTATCGGCAACAAGAATTACTCGTCCTGGTCGCTTCGGCCCTGGCTGGCGCTAGAGGCCTGCGGCATTCCGTTCCAGGAGGTCGTCATCCCCTTCGATTTTCCCGCGGGCAATCCGCGGTTTCGCGAAATCTCGCCGACCGGCCGCGTGCCTGTGCTCCACCATGGCGATGTCCGCGTCTGGGAATCGTTGGCGATCATCGAATATGCGGCGGAGCTTTTCCCCGAGGCCGGTCTCTGGCCCGACGACCGGGAGGACCGCGCCCGTGCTCGCAGCTATTCCATGGAAATGCTCTCCGGTTTTCGCGCGCTGCGCAATGCTTGCCCGATGAACATCCGCCGGCCGCGCAAGGCGATCGCGCTTGCCGATGGGGTGATGGCCGACGTCGCGCGGATCGAACAGATCTGGCAAGAAGCGATCGCCCGGTCCGGCGGACCATTTCTTTTCGGTCGGTTCACTGCCGCCGACGCCATGTTCGCCCCGGTCGTCAACCGTTTTGAAGTCTACGAACTGATAACGGACCCGGCGACGCTCCGTTATATGGACGCCGTTAAGGCGCATCCGGCTTTCCGCAAATGGCAGGAGGCCGCGCTAGCCGAACCCTGGATCGTGCCGGAAGACGAAGCGTGA
- a CDS encoding amino acid ABC transporter ATP-binding protein, producing MIELSHVVKRFGTNTVLNDISVTLAEGTVTALVGPSGGGKSTLLRCVNLLEIPTAGTIRLGDERLEFAPGRRVGWQAIQKLRRQTGMVFQNFQLFPHQTALGNVMEGLVTVLKWPADRARARALELLEKVGMAHKADAWPSTLSGGQQQRVAIARALAPSPRVLLCDEPTSALDPELAEEVVEVLSRLAREGTTMIMATHDLRLASRVADHVVFLDAGLVVESGPPRKIFSTPERERTKRFVASLSAPMSYDI from the coding sequence ATGATCGAACTCTCGCATGTCGTCAAGCGTTTCGGCACCAATACCGTCCTGAACGACATCAGCGTCACGCTGGCGGAGGGCACCGTTACGGCGCTCGTTGGCCCCTCCGGCGGCGGCAAAAGCACGCTGCTGCGCTGCGTCAACCTCCTGGAAATTCCGACCGCCGGGACAATCCGGCTTGGCGACGAGCGGCTGGAATTCGCCCCCGGCCGCAGGGTCGGTTGGCAGGCGATCCAGAAGCTCCGCCGACAGACCGGCATGGTATTCCAGAACTTCCAGCTCTTTCCGCACCAGACGGCGCTCGGCAACGTCATGGAGGGCCTCGTGACCGTGCTCAAATGGCCGGCCGACCGCGCCCGCGCCCGCGCACTCGAACTCCTGGAAAAGGTCGGTATGGCGCATAAGGCCGACGCCTGGCCCTCGACGCTTTCCGGCGGCCAGCAGCAGCGCGTAGCAATCGCCCGGGCGCTTGCGCCCTCGCCGCGCGTGCTCCTCTGCGACGAGCCAACCTCCGCGCTTGATCCGGAACTCGCCGAAGAAGTGGTGGAAGTGTTGAGCCGCCTGGCGCGGGAGGGCACGACGATGATCATGGCAACCCACGACCTCCGCCTCGCCTCCCGCGTCGCCGACCACGTCGTTTTCCTCGACGCCGGCCTCGTCGTCGAAAGCGGCCCGCCGCGGAAGATTTTTTCTACGCCCGAGCGGGAAAGAACCAAGAGGTTCGTCGCTTCGCTCAGTGCGCCGATGAGCTATGATATTTGA
- a CDS encoding MFS transporter — protein sequence MDQRTETAPKAAVRQGYMSKNRLAVSLLFMMNGFVTGSWAPKIPEFKDRLGIGESILGLLILIFGVGSLVLMPIAGGFIARIGSEKVVKITAIILSPLLLLLTLVPNVWTAVIGMFLLGGFVGAMDVAMNANAVEVEKSMRRAIMSSCHAYWSLGGLIGAGIGGFLMARFGVLPHAIVVTGLCVAVLAIAWPMMLADQPHPAAAKEKLRLPMTPLPWLIGLMALFSMIPEGAVLDWGALYLRNELGASVELSGFGFAAFSATMAAMRFAGDHVRDRFGATRTLRICTGTALIGMVLAGLAPNAPVAIIGFAIAGIGISNMVPIAFSAGGNMPGLRPGIGLAVATFMGYSGMLFAPSLIGFIAEHSGFAVIFASIPVLFAVVLLLSHHAVHADHGKEH from the coding sequence ATGGATCAGCGCACAGAGACCGCTCCGAAGGCTGCAGTCCGGCAGGGCTATATGTCGAAGAACCGGCTTGCCGTTTCGCTCCTGTTCATGATGAACGGATTTGTGACCGGGAGTTGGGCTCCAAAAATCCCGGAATTCAAGGACCGCCTCGGGATCGGCGAGAGCATTCTCGGCCTTTTGATCCTGATATTCGGCGTCGGCTCGCTGGTGCTGATGCCGATCGCGGGCGGCTTTATCGCCCGCATCGGCTCTGAGAAGGTGGTCAAGATCACGGCGATCATCCTGTCGCCTCTGCTGCTGCTTCTAACCCTGGTCCCGAACGTCTGGACGGCGGTGATCGGCATGTTCCTGCTCGGCGGCTTCGTCGGCGCCATGGACGTGGCGATGAACGCCAATGCGGTCGAGGTCGAAAAATCGATGCGGCGCGCGATCATGTCGTCCTGTCACGCCTATTGGAGCCTCGGCGGCCTGATCGGCGCCGGAATCGGCGGCTTCCTGATGGCGCGCTTCGGCGTGCTGCCGCATGCAATTGTGGTCACCGGGCTCTGTGTCGCCGTGCTTGCCATTGCCTGGCCGATGATGCTTGCCGATCAGCCTCACCCCGCCGCCGCGAAGGAGAAGCTGCGGCTGCCGATGACGCCGCTGCCTTGGCTGATCGGCCTGATGGCGCTGTTCTCAATGATACCGGAAGGCGCCGTGCTCGACTGGGGCGCGCTCTATCTGCGCAACGAGCTTGGTGCTTCGGTTGAGCTCTCTGGTTTCGGCTTTGCCGCCTTCTCGGCGACGATGGCGGCGATGCGTTTTGCTGGAGACCATGTGCGCGATCGCTTCGGCGCAACGAGAACGCTGCGCATCTGCACTGGGACGGCGCTGATCGGCATGGTTCTCGCGGGGCTTGCGCCGAATGCGCCCGTCGCGATCATCGGCTTTGCCATCGCGGGCATCGGCATTTCCAACATGGTGCCGATTGCGTTTTCGGCCGGCGGCAACATGCCGGGCCTGCGGCCGGGGATCGGGCTCGCGGTCGCGACCTTCATGGGCTATTCCGGCATGCTGTTTGCGCCGTCGCTGATCGGCTTCATTGCGGAGCATAGCGGGTTTGCGGTCATCTTCGCTTCCATTCCCGTTCTCTTCGCCGTGGTGCTCCTCCTATCGCATCACGCGGTCCATGCGGATCACGGCAAGGAGCATTGA
- a CDS encoding DeoR/GlpR family DNA-binding transcription regulator: MATDLLLRERKSLIRERLKTEGRVLAADLAREFGVSEDTIRRDLREMAAAGLCERVYGGALPFAPDGGSLSERASLAPERKMALAQASVGFVRPGMTLFLDAGSANLAIARQIEPELSATIVTNTPLIASALMEKPRLDVILIGGTLDRAVGAAVGARAQRDAALLRPDLCILGTCGADAAAGLTAIHFEDAEFKRLIASRSRSVLAAVTTDKLGTAAPHAVIGVEGVSTLVLEADAPEAYVAAFTACGASVVIAREPGR, from the coding sequence ATGGCGACGGACCTGCTACTGCGCGAGCGAAAATCCCTGATCCGCGAACGGCTGAAGACAGAAGGCCGCGTTTTGGCGGCCGATCTTGCGCGCGAGTTCGGGGTTTCGGAGGACACGATCCGGCGGGACCTGCGCGAAATGGCCGCAGCCGGGCTCTGTGAGCGTGTCTATGGCGGCGCCTTGCCGTTCGCCCCGGACGGCGGCTCCTTGAGCGAGCGTGCTTCGCTCGCGCCGGAACGAAAGATGGCTTTGGCGCAGGCATCCGTCGGCTTCGTCCGGCCCGGCATGACACTCTTTCTCGATGCGGGTTCGGCTAATCTGGCGATCGCGCGGCAGATCGAGCCGGAACTTTCAGCGACGATCGTCACCAATACACCGCTGATCGCCTCCGCCCTGATGGAGAAGCCACGGCTCGACGTCATCCTGATCGGCGGCACGCTCGACCGCGCCGTCGGCGCGGCCGTCGGCGCGCGGGCCCAGCGCGACGCCGCTTTGCTGCGCCCCGACCTCTGCATTCTCGGCACCTGCGGCGCCGATGCCGCGGCCGGGCTCACGGCCATCCACTTCGAGGACGCGGAGTTCAAGAGACTGATCGCCTCGCGCAGCCGTTCGGTGCTCGCCGCTGTCACCACCGACAAGCTCGGCACGGCGGCGCCGCACGCGGTAATCGGCGTCGAAGGCGTATCGACACTGGTTCTCGAGGCGGACGCGCCGGAGGCGTACGTCGCGGCATTCACCGCATGCGGCGCAAGCGTCGTCATCGCAAGGGAGCCCGGCCGATGA
- a CDS encoding ABC transporter permease subunit (The N-terminal region of this protein, as described by TIGR01726, is a three transmembrane segment that identifies a subfamily of ABC transporter permease subunits, which specificities that include histidine, arginine, glutamine, glutamate, L-cystine (sic), the opines (in Agrobacterium) octopine and nopaline, etc.) has product MPTWLQLMADSLPTLLWAGLIFTIPLTLLSFILGLLLGLVTAIARLFAPAPLLAVARFYVWVIRGTPLLVQLFVIFYGLPSMGILLDAFPAALIGFTLNIGAYSSEIIRAVISSVPRGQWEAAYSIGMSWSQAMRRTILPQAGRVAVPPLSNTFISLVKDTSLAAAITVPELFQTAQRIVATTYEPLILYIEAALIYLAMSSVLSALQVKLEQRFARYGGFLEARA; this is encoded by the coding sequence TTGCCCACTTGGCTTCAACTGATGGCGGATTCGCTGCCGACCCTGCTCTGGGCCGGGCTGATCTTCACGATCCCGCTGACCCTGCTTTCTTTCATTCTCGGCCTGCTGCTCGGCCTCGTCACAGCCATCGCTCGGCTTTTCGCGCCGGCGCCGCTCCTCGCCGTGGCACGCTTCTATGTCTGGGTGATCCGCGGCACGCCGCTCCTCGTCCAGCTCTTCGTCATCTTCTACGGCCTGCCGAGCATGGGCATATTGCTCGATGCCTTCCCGGCCGCTCTGATCGGTTTCACCCTCAATATCGGCGCCTATAGCTCGGAGATCATCCGCGCCGTCATCTCCTCGGTTCCGCGCGGCCAGTGGGAAGCGGCCTATTCGATCGGCATGAGCTGGAGCCAGGCGATGCGTCGGACGATCCTGCCGCAGGCGGGGCGCGTCGCCGTGCCGCCGCTCTCGAACACCTTCATATCGCTGGTCAAGGACACCTCGCTCGCGGCGGCAATTACCGTACCCGAGCTCTTCCAGACGGCGCAGCGCATCGTCGCGACCACCTACGAACCGTTGATCCTCTACATCGAGGCGGCGTTGATCTATCTTGCCATGAGTTCCGTGCTTTCGGCCCTGCAGGTGAAGCTGGAGCAGCGCTTCGCCCGCTATGGCGGTTTCCTGGAGGCACGCGCATGA
- the hisC gene encoding histidinol-phosphate transaminase — MSKYWSPIVSTLKPYVPGEQPRMANLVKLNTNENPYPPSEKALEAIRAAASADLRLYPDPVALGLRKAIASRYGIGAEQVFVGNGSDEVLAHTFAALLKHDRPLLYPDISYSFYPTYAGLFGIDAIEVPLNSAFRIDIADYRRTCGAIILPNPNAPTGIGLPLAEIERLVAEHPDQPVVIDEAYVDFGGESAMALVPKYDNLLVVQTFSKSRALAGLRVGFAIGQRPLIAALERVKDSFNSYPLGRTAQAGATAAIADEAWFEATRGKIIASRVRLTADLETRGFEVLPSQANFVFARHPAHSGEKLAAQLRERAVIVRHFAKPRISDFLRITIGTDAECASLIGALDDIL, encoded by the coding sequence ATGAGCAAATATTGGTCGCCGATCGTTTCCACGCTTAAACCCTACGTACCGGGCGAACAGCCGCGCATGGCAAACCTCGTCAAGTTGAACACCAACGAGAACCCCTATCCCCCTTCGGAGAAGGCGTTGGAGGCGATCCGCGCGGCGGCGAGCGCCGATCTCCGGCTCTATCCGGATCCGGTGGCGCTCGGGCTTAGGAAAGCCATAGCTTCCAGATATGGCATTGGGGCGGAGCAAGTCTTTGTGGGAAATGGTTCCGACGAGGTGCTGGCCCACACCTTCGCCGCGCTTCTGAAGCACGACCGACCGCTGCTCTATCCGGACATTTCCTACAGCTTCTATCCGACCTATGCGGGCCTCTTCGGCATCGATGCGATCGAAGTGCCGCTGAACTCCGCCTTCCGCATCGATATCGCCGATTACCGCCGCACCTGCGGCGCGATCATCCTTCCCAATCCCAACGCGCCGACTGGCATCGGCCTGCCGCTTGCCGAGATCGAGAGGCTGGTGGCCGAACACCCGGATCAGCCGGTGGTGATCGACGAGGCCTATGTGGACTTCGGCGGAGAGTCCGCGATGGCGCTCGTTCCAAAATACGACAACCTGCTCGTCGTGCAGACCTTTTCCAAGTCGCGCGCGCTCGCCGGTCTTCGGGTCGGCTTTGCTATCGGTCAGCGGCCATTGATCGCGGCGCTCGAGCGCGTCAAGGACAGTTTCAACTCCTACCCGCTCGGACGGACCGCCCAGGCCGGCGCCACCGCCGCGATCGCGGATGAGGCCTGGTTTGAAGCGACGCGCGGCAAGATCATTGCCTCGCGCGTCCGCTTGACGGCGGATCTGGAGACGCGCGGCTTCGAAGTTCTGCCGTCGCAGGCAAACTTCGTCTTCGCCCGCCATCCCGCTCACAGCGGAGAAAAACTGGCCGCACAGCTTCGGGAGCGCGCGGTCATCGTCCGCCACTTTGCCAAACCGCGAATCTCGGATTTCCTGCGCATCACCATCGGTACCGACGCGGAATGCGCAAGCCTCATCGGGGCGCTCGACGACATCCTGTGA
- a CDS encoding polyprenyl synthetase family protein, whose product MKDETSSFAARLKANALAVETLLAELLGPDPCTDEIARPAILFDAMRHGVLNGGKRLRPFLVSESTAVLGGSADAALRIGAALECVHCYSLVHDDLPAMDNDDVRRGKPTVHVAFDEATAILAGDSLLTLAFDIVAAPETPLSDRQKTELVLALARASGHGGMAGGQALDLAAERKTPDEAGIVTLQAMKTGALIRFACEAGAIIADAGIEDRRRMRSFGEKIGLAFQLADDLLDLTADAAVMGKATGKDAARGKGTLVALHGQSWAERELEKLVAQAEELLAPYGARSAVLAETARFVANRRS is encoded by the coding sequence ATGAAAGACGAGACATCATCCTTTGCGGCGCGCCTGAAAGCCAATGCCCTGGCGGTCGAGACCCTGCTTGCGGAGCTTCTCGGGCCGGATCCCTGCACGGACGAAATCGCGCGCCCGGCGATCCTGTTCGACGCGATGCGGCACGGAGTGCTCAACGGCGGCAAGCGGCTGCGCCCCTTTCTCGTCAGCGAGAGCACCGCCGTCCTCGGAGGCAGTGCGGACGCCGCCCTGAGGATCGGCGCGGCGCTCGAATGCGTGCATTGCTATTCGCTCGTGCACGACGACCTGCCGGCGATGGACAATGACGACGTGCGGCGCGGAAAGCCGACGGTGCACGTCGCTTTCGACGAGGCGACCGCCATTCTGGCCGGCGACAGTTTGTTGACCCTCGCCTTCGATATCGTAGCTGCGCCGGAGACGCCGCTTTCCGACCGGCAGAAGACGGAGCTCGTGCTGGCGCTCGCCCGCGCATCTGGCCACGGCGGCATGGCCGGCGGGCAGGCGCTCGATCTCGCCGCCGAAAGGAAGACGCCGGATGAAGCGGGCATCGTCACGCTGCAGGCTATGAAGACCGGGGCGCTGATCCGCTTCGCCTGCGAAGCCGGCGCGATCATCGCCGACGCCGGCATCGAAGACCGACGGCGGATGCGCAGCTTTGGCGAAAAGATCGGTCTTGCCTTTCAGCTTGCCGACGACCTGCTCGATCTCACCGCGGACGCGGCAGTCATGGGCAAAGCCACCGGCAAGGATGCGGCGCGCGGCAAGGGCACGCTCGTCGCGCTGCATGGCCAATCCTGGGCCGAGCGCGAACTCGAAAAACTGGTGGCGCAGGCGGAAGAACTGCTCGCGCCTTACGGCGCCCGTTCGGCCGTCCTTGCCGAGACCGCGCGCTTCGTCGCGAACCGCAGGAGCTGA
- a CDS encoding VOC family protein codes for MSIAHVALWTMDLERIADFWVEFLGAEAGEIYDSRRRPGFRSRFLRLGGGASIEVMEAPWLAPHDAPHVERSGYAHIALSLGSGEAVDDMAERAERQGLLVSKARWTGDGFYEAVIRDPDGNLIEITI; via the coding sequence ATGAGCATCGCGCATGTTGCCCTCTGGACGATGGACCTCGAGCGGATCGCGGACTTCTGGGTCGAGTTCCTCGGTGCAGAGGCCGGCGAGATTTATGACAGTCGGCGCCGGCCGGGGTTCCGTTCGCGCTTCCTGAGGCTCGGCGGAGGAGCATCGATCGAGGTGATGGAGGCGCCATGGCTGGCGCCTCACGACGCGCCGCATGTGGAGCGTTCCGGCTATGCCCATATCGCCTTGTCGCTCGGCAGCGGCGAGGCCGTGGACGACATGGCTGAACGCGCCGAGCGGCAAGGTCTGCTTGTATCCAAGGCCCGTTGGACCGGGGATGGCTTCTATGAGGCCGTGATCCGCGATCCCGACGGCAATCTCATCGAAATCACCATTTGA
- a CDS encoding amino acid ABC transporter substrate-binding protein, translating into MKLLPTLFVAALLQLAAFAPAQAGSNLEEIKSAGVLKIGTEGTYAPFTYHDASGALVGFDVEIGQEVAKRLGVNAEFLEGKWDGLIAGLDAQRYDAVINQVGITEERKKKYDFSEPYIASKAVLIVRGDNEEIKEFADLKGKKAAQSLTSNFGKLAEASGAELVGTDGFDQSIQLVLTGRADATINDSLSFLDFKKQKPDANVKIAAEQADADFSGIIIRKNEPELLAAINKALVEIKADGTYEKISQKYFGADVSR; encoded by the coding sequence ATGAAACTCCTTCCGACGCTTTTCGTTGCCGCCCTCCTGCAACTCGCCGCCTTTGCGCCGGCTCAAGCCGGATCGAACCTCGAAGAGATCAAATCCGCCGGCGTGCTGAAAATTGGCACCGAAGGCACCTACGCGCCCTTCACCTATCACGACGCCAGCGGCGCGCTCGTCGGCTTCGACGTCGAGATCGGCCAGGAAGTCGCCAAGCGCCTCGGCGTCAACGCCGAATTCCTGGAAGGCAAGTGGGACGGCCTGATCGCCGGCCTCGACGCCCAGCGCTACGACGCCGTCATCAACCAGGTCGGCATCACCGAGGAACGCAAGAAGAAGTACGACTTCTCCGAGCCCTATATCGCCTCCAAGGCCGTACTGATCGTCCGGGGCGACAATGAGGAGATAAAGGAGTTCGCCGACCTCAAGGGCAAGAAGGCCGCCCAGTCGCTGACCAGCAATTTCGGCAAGCTCGCCGAGGCTTCAGGCGCCGAGCTCGTCGGAACCGACGGCTTCGACCAGTCGATCCAGCTCGTGCTGACGGGCCGCGCCGACGCGACGATCAATGACAGCCTTTCCTTCCTCGACTTCAAGAAGCAGAAGCCGGACGCCAACGTGAAGATCGCCGCCGAACAGGCCGACGCCGATTTTTCCGGCATCATCATCCGCAAGAACGAGCCGGAGCTGCTCGCCGCCATCAATAAGGCACTCGTCGAAATCAAGGCCGACGGCACCTACGAGAAGATCTCGCAGAAATATTTCGGCGCCGACGTTTCCAGATAA
- the mtgA gene encoding monofunctional biosynthetic peptidoglycan transglycosylase, translating to MGIVPEEREEGEMPAGRWSAVRRAWRARRRRFLLVALSIFLLPYLLIFLYLLDFIHPVSTLMLRDLALLRGYERQWVEFEDIAPVLVQSVMMSEDGQFCVHGGVDWGQMRGVVEDALEGEQTRGASTIPMQTVKNLFLWNGRSFVRKALELPLAIVADSVWSKRRMMELYLNVAEWGDGIYGVETAARHHFGVSAAKLSRRQAALLAVSLPNPIDRNAGKPGRGLRRLASVIERRASRSGGYITCLYD from the coding sequence GTGGGGATCGTCCCGGAAGAACGCGAGGAGGGCGAAATGCCCGCCGGCCGGTGGTCCGCTGTGCGCCGCGCCTGGCGAGCGCGACGTCGTCGCTTCCTGCTTGTTGCGCTCTCCATCTTCCTGCTGCCCTATCTGCTGATCTTCCTCTATCTCCTCGACTTCATTCATCCGGTTTCGACATTGATGCTGCGCGACCTCGCACTTCTGCGCGGCTATGAGCGGCAATGGGTCGAGTTCGAAGACATCGCGCCGGTGCTCGTGCAGTCGGTGATGATGTCCGAGGATGGCCAGTTCTGCGTCCATGGCGGGGTGGACTGGGGACAGATGCGTGGCGTCGTCGAGGATGCACTCGAAGGTGAACAGACGCGCGGCGCCAGCACGATCCCGATGCAGACGGTCAAAAATCTGTTTCTCTGGAACGGGCGCTCCTTCGTCCGCAAGGCACTGGAACTGCCACTTGCGATCGTCGCCGATTCCGTCTGGAGCAAGCGGCGGATGATGGAACTCTATCTGAACGTCGCCGAATGGGGCGACGGAATCTACGGCGTCGAGACCGCCGCGCGGCACCACTTCGGTGTTTCGGCGGCGAAGCTATCGCGCCGTCAGGCGGCCTTGCTCGCCGTGTCGCTGCCCAATCCGATCGACCGCAATGCCGGCAAGCCCGGGCGTGGCCTCCGACGCCTTGCCTCCGTGATCGAGCGCCGCGCCAGCCGGTCCGGCGGCTACATCACATGCCTTTATGATTGA
- the ispG gene encoding flavodoxin-dependent (E)-4-hydroxy-3-methylbut-2-enyl-diphosphate synthase → MSSAFDFEPQPRRASVAVDVGGVIVGGGAPVVVQSMTNTDTADVDETVAQVAALHKAGSELVRITVDRDESAAAVPKIRERLLRLGIDVPLVGDFHYIGHKLLADHPGCAEALAKYRINPGNVGFKDKKDKQFAEIIEMAMRYDKPVRIGVNWGSLDQELLTRLMDENQAKGFPLTAQQVTRETIVQSALLSAELAEELGLPRNRIILSAKVSGVQDLIAVYAMLAARSDHALHLGLTEAGMGTKGIVASSASLGILMQQGIGDTIRISLTPEPGGDRTREVQVAQELLQVMGFRQFLPVVAACPGCGRTTSTVFQELAQQIQEDIRASMPAWREKYPGVEALKVAVMGCIVNGPGESKHADIGISLPGTGETPAAPVFIDGQKAMTLRGLKIAEEFQLLVADYIEKRYGRGQAAAE, encoded by the coding sequence ATGTCGTCTGCCTTCGATTTCGAGCCACAGCCGCGCCGCGCTTCGGTCGCCGTCGACGTCGGCGGCGTGATCGTCGGCGGCGGTGCGCCGGTCGTCGTCCAGTCGATGACGAATACGGATACGGCCGACGTGGATGAAACGGTCGCGCAGGTGGCCGCCCTGCACAAGGCCGGCTCCGAACTGGTGCGCATCACGGTGGACCGGGATGAGAGCGCCGCCGCAGTGCCGAAAATCCGCGAACGGCTGCTGCGGCTCGGGATCGATGTGCCGCTGGTCGGCGATTTCCACTATATCGGCCATAAGCTGCTCGCTGATCATCCGGGCTGCGCCGAGGCGCTGGCGAAGTACCGCATCAATCCCGGCAATGTCGGTTTCAAGGATAAGAAGGATAAGCAGTTCGCCGAGATCATCGAGATGGCGATGCGCTATGACAAGCCGGTGCGCATCGGCGTCAACTGGGGTTCGCTCGATCAGGAGCTCCTAACGCGACTGATGGACGAGAATCAGGCCAAGGGATTTCCGCTGACGGCGCAGCAGGTAACGCGCGAGACGATCGTGCAATCGGCGCTCCTTTCGGCCGAGCTTGCCGAGGAACTTGGCCTGCCGCGAAACCGAATCATTCTTTCTGCCAAGGTTTCGGGCGTGCAGGATCTGATCGCCGTCTATGCGATGCTTGCCGCGCGTTCCGATCACGCCCTGCATCTCGGGCTTACCGAGGCCGGCATGGGCACGAAGGGCATTGTCGCCTCCTCGGCCTCTCTCGGTATCCTGATGCAGCAGGGTATCGGCGATACGATCCGCATTTCGCTGACGCCGGAGCCCGGCGGCGACCGCACCCGCGAGGTCCAGGTGGCGCAGGAGTTGCTGCAGGTCATGGGCTTCCGCCAGTTCCTGCCAGTCGTCGCCGCCTGTCCCGGCTGCGGCCGCACCACCTCGACGGTTTTCCAGGAGCTTGCCCAGCAGATCCAGGAGGACATCCGCGCGAGCATGCCGGCCTGGCGCGAGAAATATCCGGGCGTCGAGGCGCTGAAGGTCGCCGTGATGGGCTGCATCGTCAACGGCCCCGGCGAAAGCAAGCACGCCGATATCGGCATTTCGCTTCCGGGCACCGGCGAGACGCCGGCGGCACCCGTCTTCATCGACGGTCAGAAGGCAATGACGCTGCGGGGCCTGAAGATCGCGGAGGAATTCCAGCTTCTCGTCGCCGACTATATCGAGAAGCGTTACGGCCGGGGTCAGGCGGCGGCGGAATAA